A window of the Planococcus citri chromosome 4, ihPlaCitr1.1, whole genome shotgun sequence genome harbors these coding sequences:
- the LOC135844937 gene encoding uncharacterized protein LOC135844937, producing the protein MCLSFIVIFSLTFFVSQADDSGLPQVEVIHDPSGVDVFCLFSFSRFSKSSTFTKLVPNAKRIGVARLPHHRLDFNYYSKEAKGSLSTPLPDCGYEVWGAIYHIPIQDYDLVDKVGGIVNNERAFILVPKTIEAYIDGNTETYVNMKCVSFEQLYLPEKLIYGLPLPENRRPSKLVLDRMVDAFIDAGLPEKYIEEISQLPIRSTDDSSSVNQSKQN; encoded by the exons atgtgtttgagttttatagtaattttctcattgacatttttcgtgagTCAAGCCGATGACAGTGGACTTCCTCAAGTTGAAGTGATACATGACCCATCCGGAGTCGATGTTTTCTGCCTGTTCTCCTTCAGTCGATTTTCTAAAAGTTCAACCTTCACCAAATTGGTACCAAATGCTAAAAGAATTGGTGTAGCTCGATTACCA catCATAGACTGGATTTCAATTACTATTCCAAAGAAGCGAAGGGTAGTTTATCAACCCCCCTTCCAGATTGTGGGTATGAAGTTTGGGGAGCCATTTACCACATACCAATTCAAGATTATGATCTTGTTGACAA AGTAGGTGGCATAGTGAATAACGAACGAGCATTCATATTAGTTCCAAAAACTATCGAAGCATACATCGATGGAAATACTGAAACTTATGTGAACATGAAATGCGTCTCATTCGAACAACTATATCTACCGGAGAAGTTGATTTATGGTCTTCCATTACCTGAAAATCGAAGACCTTCGAAGCTGGTACTCGATAGAATGGTTGACGCATTTATTGATGCTGGTTTACCAGAAAAATATATTGAAGAAATATCGCAGTTGCCTATTCGAAGCACAGATGACTCTTCATCCGTTAATCAATCGAAACAGAATTGA
- the LOC135844408 gene encoding uncharacterized protein LOC135844408, whose product MHLSFFVICAFSFFVKADNEDIPPVEVIQDPWGADVFCLFTYSRWAKSSNINQMFPSAKRVGVARLPYHRLDFNYYSEEVKGSLPTTVPDCGYEVWGAIYYIPVQDYDLVATKGGRLNNKRIFQFVQNPVEAYLDGNIDTFVNLKCNSFQQLVLPEKSIYGLPLPENRRPSKLVLDGMLDAFIDAGLPEKYIEEVSWLPIRS is encoded by the exons ATGCATTTAAGTTTTTTCGTAATTTGcgcattttctttttttgtaaaagctGATAACGAAGATATTCCTCCAGTTGAAGTAATACAGGATCCATGGGGTGCTGACGTGTTCTGCCTGTTTACCTACAGCAGATGGGCCAAGAGTTCGAATATAAATCAAATGTTCCCAAGTGCTAAGAGAGTTGGTGTAGCTCGATTACCG TATCACAGATTGGATTTTAATTACTATTCTGAAGAAGTGAAAGGCAGTCTACCAACTACAGTTCCAGATTGTGGGTACGAAGTTTGGGGAGCCATTTACTACATACCAGTTCAAGATTATGATCTAGTTGCCAC GAAAGGTGGCAGGTTGAATAACaaacgaatatttcaatttgttcaaaatcctgTCGAAGCATACCTAGATGGAAACATTGATACCTTTGTGAACTTGAAATGTAACTCGTTCCAACAATTAGTCCTGCCAGAGAAGTCGATTTATGGTCTTCCTTTGCCTGAAAATCGTAGACCTTCGAAGCTGGTACTCGATGGAATGCTGGATGCATTTATCGATGCTGGATTGCCAGAAAAATATATTGAAGAGGTATCGTGGTTGCCTATCAGAAGTTGA
- the LOC135844678 gene encoding uncharacterized protein LOC135844678: MYFTPVFLFIVSAAFVNADLGAPQVQVVNNGPTEFVDKVDDDNVPSIDEQVEPLGTDNVFCLFTYGNWVMPATMQQDVPNAIYSGVARLPYHRLDFNYYSQDLQGSFPTIVPDCGYEVWGSIYLIPVTDLDTVLLKGGIVDGKKVFHFVQTVVEAYSNGNVINVKCNAFQQTSLPDKVIYGLPLPQDRRPSQQIIDMLVESYQDGGLPQKYIDEVSQIPTLEQGYIETNQVQQPQQNPTVVVAPDSVVVAPDSVVVAPDSVVVDQNQDQQVQVTPPYGVPPMPHNQP; the protein is encoded by the exons ATGTATTTCACCCCTGTCTTTTTGTTTATCGTATCCGCAGCTTTTGTCAACGCTGATTTGGGTGCACCTCAAGTCCAAGTTGTTAACAATGGACCTACCGAATTTGTCGATAAAGTAGACGATGATAATGTGCCATCGATTGACGAGCAAGTGGAACCTCTTGGAACAGACAATGTATTCTGTCTGTTCACCTATGGTAATTGGGTAATGCCTGCCACGATGCAGCAGGATGTTCCTAATGCCATTTATTCTGGAGTTGCACGATTACCA tATCACAGGCTTGATTTCAACTACTACTCGCAAGATTTACAAGGAAGTTTCCCGACTATTGTTCCTGATTGCGGATACGAAGTCTGGGGATCTATTTATTTGATTCCGGTTACAGATTTAGATACTGTTTTATT AAAAGGAGGCATAGTAGATGGCAAGAAAGTATTCCATTTCGTGCAAACCGTCGTCGAAGCTTATTCCAACGGAAACGTCATCAATGTAAAATGTAACGCTTTCCAACAAACCAGCCTACCCGATAAAGTAATCTATGGACTTCCCCTGCCTCAAGACAGAAGACCATCTCAGCAAATTATCGACATGTTGGTCGAATCCTACCAAGATGGCGGTTTACCTCAAAAATACATAGACGAAGTTTCCCAAATTCCAACCTTAGAACAGGGTTACATTGAAACAAACCAGGTCCAGCAGCCTCAACAAAACCCAACAGTCGTTGTGGCTCCTGATTCTGTTGTCGTGGCTCCTGATTCCGTTGTCGTGGCACCTGATTCGGTGGTTGTTGATCAAAACCAAGATCAGCAAGTTCAAGTTACCCCCCCTTATGGAGTGCCACCAATGCCACATAACCAGCCGTAA